GACCCAGATAACCGCCAATCCAGGGCGCAAGGGATGCCTGATACTCGGGACTTAACCGCGAAGGCAAGGGGGCTGTGGGCAGGGCAAGGGTCAGGAGCAGCATCACTATGGCCGAAAAGCCAAGAAACTGCAGGGCTCTTTTGTGGATGTGGGTGAGCGGTACATCCAGATAGCGTATGGCAACCATGGCAGAGAGGCCGTAGCTGAGCAGCACATCACCGGGCCAGATAAAGAGACCGTGCAGCACGCCAAACAGCATCAGCACCTTGAGGCGGCGTTTGATGGGGGCCTGTTGGCCAAACCTTTGGTATTGAATCACCAGCCCCACACCAAACAGCATGGTAAAGAGGCCGATAAAGCGTCCTTCCAGAAACAGCCTTGAGAAAACCTCCAGGGGGACATCAGATCCCGCCGCCGGGATTGTGGGGACATACCCTTCGAGGCTGTTGCCCATAAAGAGGATGTTGATAAAAAAGATCCCAAGCACCGCGAGGCCGCGGACGCTGTCGATATTGGGATTACGCATCTGTGAGCTGGCTGACATCCGTTGTCTTCCATCATCTTGTTATCAAAGGTGTTCAGCCTAACACGAAAACAAAAAAGCGGGCCATAGGCCCGCGTGATCCTGTGCGCATTTGTTATGTCATCAGGCCGGCAATCCAGTGCTTGTAGAGTGGCAAACCTATGAGCACGTTCATGGGGAAGGTGATCCCGAGGGATGCCAGCATCGCGAGACCGATATTGGCGTCAGGGATGGCGGCGCGGATAGCAGCCGGGGCCGCTATGTAGGATGCGCTGGCGGTGAGGCCAGCCAGCACCAGCACTGTGCCTGCGGGTAGCCCCAGTGCGATACCTGTGCCTATGCCGACCCAGGCCAGTACAAAGGGGGCGATGGCGGCGAATGCCAGCAAGCGCCATTGCTTCAGCGGCAGTGGAATACATACCTTGGCGGTGACCAGCCCCATTTCCAGCAGGAACAGCGCAAGCAGGGTTTTAAAACCACTGAGCAACATGGGGGCCAGGGGCTCAAGGCCTTGTGGCCCATAAAGCCAACCGATGATGACACCACCCAGCAACAGGACTACGCCCCGGCTGGTCAGGGCCTCATGGAGGATATTGCCGCCGCTGCTTTGGGGCTGGACACCTTGGCTCAAGCGGCGATGCAGCCACAGCATGATCACGATGGCGGGCAGTTCCAGCATGACCAGATACAGGGTGGTTTCAGGTCTCAGCTCCCAGCCGGCGGTTTCGGCCATGGCCATCACCACAGCAAAGGTTCCTGCACTCACCGAACCATAGTGAGCGGCGATGCTGGCCGCATCTGAGGTTGAGAGCCGCACCAGCAGTCGCAGCACCGGAAACAGCGCCAGTGGAATGATAAAACCAAGCCCGACTACGGTCAGCAGCTCCATGGGTTGCAGACTGTCAGTTTGCCCATGGAGGGACATGCCGCCTTTGAGGCCCAGTGTCAGCATCAGCAAAATCGACAGGGTCTCGTAGATGGACTCGGGCACCCTGAGATCCGATTTGATTACTCCGGCCAGCAGGCCCAGGGCAAAAAAGGTAATCACAATATCCGGCATAGTTGACTCCAGCAGCCCGGTTCTCACCGGGGATAAGGCAAGTTTGACGGCTGGAGATTGTGCCAATCATTGGTTATATTGAAAAATAAATTTTATCAGCAACAGATATAGATAATTATCTATGCTCTGGCTTGTTGTCGGAAAGTCGATTGATGGATAACCCCAGACTTAAACAACTTAGCATAAGGCTGCTGCAGGTATTTATTACCGTGGTGCGCCTTGGCAATGTATCGGCCGCCGCCCGGCAACTGCACCTCACCCAGCCCACGGTTTCTCTGCAATTGAAAAAGATTGCTGAGCTGGTGGGGGAGACACTGCTGGAGAGCCGTGATGGCGCCATGAGACCAACCGATGTGGGGGAGGAGGTGTACCGGGCGGCCTGCGACATACTCTCGCGCCTTGACGATTTGGACGACTTTCTCGGCGGTATAAGGGAAGGGGAGAGCGGTCATATTCGCATCGGTCTGGTAACCACGGCCAAGTACGTGATGCCCCGTATACTGGGGCCCTTCTATCGCCGTTTTCCCAGGGTACAGGTGACCCTCAGCATAGGTAACCGCGCCCATGTGCTCAATCGCTTTGCCCATCAGGAAGACGACCTCTATCTTTTCAGCCACCCTCCCGCAGGTGAGTCTGCGCTGGCTTCGCGGATTATCGCCAATCCGCTCAAGCTGATTGCACCGGCCGATCATTGGGCGGTGGGGCAAAAAGGGCTGGCTTTTGATGCGCTCAAGGGCGAGCGTTTTATTATGCGTGAACCCGGCTCGGCCACCCGGATGATGTTTGAGAGCTGGCTCAGTGCCCGTGGTATCGAGCTCAGTGACACCATGCAAATCGAGAGTAACGAAGCTATTCGCCTCAGCGTGGCTTCCGGGCTGGGGTTATCGGTGATTTCCGCCCATACCCTCAGTGAGGGGGATATGGGGCCGGAAAAACCGGCGGTGCTTGAGGTGGCAGACTTTCCCCTTCGCAGTAACTGGTATCTGGTGGCACGGCGAGATAAACGTCTCCCCCAAAGCGCACTGCAGCTTATTCGCTTTATGGCGGAGCACCTGGGGGATTGTATCGATGCCCGTTATGTGGCCGACAACATAGAGGCGCTGCACCGCGTTTT
The window above is part of the Shewanella litorisediminis genome. Proteins encoded here:
- a CDS encoding sodium-dependent bicarbonate transport family permease, with protein sequence MPDIVITFFALGLLAGVIKSDLRVPESIYETLSILLMLTLGLKGGMSLHGQTDSLQPMELLTVVGLGFIIPLALFPVLRLLVRLSTSDAASIAAHYGSVSAGTFAVVMAMAETAGWELRPETTLYLVMLELPAIVIMLWLHRRLSQGVQPQSSGGNILHEALTSRGVVLLLGGVIIGWLYGPQGLEPLAPMLLSGFKTLLALFLLEMGLVTAKVCIPLPLKQWRLLAFAAIAPFVLAWVGIGTGIALGLPAGTVLVLAGLTASASYIAAPAAIRAAIPDANIGLAMLASLGITFPMNVLIGLPLYKHWIAGLMT
- a CDS encoding LysR family transcriptional regulator translates to MDNPRLKQLSIRLLQVFITVVRLGNVSAAARQLHLTQPTVSLQLKKIAELVGETLLESRDGAMRPTDVGEEVYRAACDILSRLDDLDDFLGGIREGESGHIRIGLVTTAKYVMPRILGPFYRRFPRVQVTLSIGNRAHVLNRFAHQEDDLYLFSHPPAGESALASRIIANPLKLIAPADHWAVGQKGLAFDALKGERFIMREPGSATRMMFESWLSARGIELSDTMQIESNEAIRLSVASGLGLSVISAHTLSEGDMGPEKPAVLEVADFPLRSNWYLVARRDKRLPQSALQLIRFMAEHLGDCIDARYVADNIEALHRVFTAPR